In Macrobrachium nipponense isolate FS-2020 chromosome 25, ASM1510439v2, whole genome shotgun sequence, one genomic interval encodes:
- the LOC135198973 gene encoding uncharacterized protein LOC135198973 gives MELEEKVNITVQRADKTAAFVLIDTAEYHEKLDAILSNKSKFERLTRNPTDDIKREANGVISAVNAATNAVHLPLMQGDYSLGYLYGNVKTHKLGSPLRVIISQTPAPTYDLAKRLNQILTPYVPNRYSLQSSAEFLEAIKDVPGTGIIASLDVESLFTNAPVDKTIDIILDRVYRSQSTAPLNIPEASLRTLLEICMKKAPFSTHRGQMFCQKDSVAMGSPLRFLFANFYMGTMEERRSATPINVTAPLRRSRRLQDPRRCNATISSKKVA, from the exons atGGAACTGgaggagaaagtgaacatcacggtgcaacgcgcggacaagacagcagccttcgtcttgattgatactgccgaatatcacgagaagctggatgctattttgtctaaCAAGAGCAAGTTTGAGCGCCTGACAAGGAACCcaacagacgacatcaagagggaggctaacggagtcatcagtgcagtgaatgctgcgacaaatgctgtgcacctcccgctcatgcaaggagactacagcctgggttatttatatggtaatgtaaaaacccacaaactaGGAAGCCCCCTCCGGGTGATCATCAGCCAAACACCCGCCCCTACGTATGACTTGGCTAAACgtctcaaccaaattttgaccccttatgTCCCGaatcggtacagcctgcagtcttcggcagagttcttagaagccatcaaggacgtccctggtaccgggattatcgcctcgctggacgtggagtccctatttacgaacgcaCCTGTCGacaaaaccatagatataatccttgatcgtgtctacaggagtcagtcgacagcgcccctcaacataccagaagcctcgctccgtacgctgctggagatctgcatgaagaaggcccctttctccacccaccgtggccagatgttctgCCAGAAGGAcagcgtggcgatgggctccccactaagattcctcttcgctaacttttatatgggcaccatggaggaacgg cgtagcgcaacgcccatcaacgttacagcgccgctcaggaggtccagacgGCTGCAGGATCCGCGgcgctgcaacgcaaccatcagctcgaagaaagtggcttga